Proteins from a genomic interval of Clostridium scatologenes:
- a CDS encoding nitroreductase family protein, protein MTNYFDLINKRESCRNYEDKPVEKEKLIDCIEACRIAPSACNGQPWKFIVVNNKKLSPKVAKCLQNLVMNKFTDNCPAFIIILEEKSDIKARIGGTIKNQDYSSIDIGIATAHLCLAATELGLSTCIMGWFNEKELKTLLSIPKSKRIRLVVSIGYSADKKLRNKIRKSLDEISLFID, encoded by the coding sequence ATGACTAATTATTTTGATTTAATTAATAAACGAGAAAGTTGTAGAAATTATGAAGATAAACCAGTTGAAAAAGAAAAGCTAATAGATTGTATAGAAGCATGTAGAATTGCTCCTTCTGCCTGCAATGGTCAGCCGTGGAAATTCATAGTTGTAAACAATAAAAAACTATCGCCTAAAGTTGCAAAATGTCTTCAAAACTTAGTTATGAATAAATTTACAGATAATTGTCCAGCATTTATTATAATATTAGAAGAAAAATCAGATATTAAAGCTCGTATTGGAGGAACTATTAAAAATCAAGATTACTCTTCTATAGACATTGGTATTGCAACTGCTCATTTATGTCTTGCAGCTACTGAATTAGGACTATCTACATGCATTATGGGTTGGTTTAATGAAAAAGAATTAAAAACACTGTTGAGCATACCAAAATCTAAAAGGATCAGGTTAGTAGTGAGTATTGGCTATTCTGCTGATAAAAAACTTCGAAATAAAATACGTAAAAGTCTAGATGAAATTTCCCTATTTATAGACTAA
- a CDS encoding glycoside hydrolase family 1 protein, producing the protein MSIKYKFPKDFWWGSAASATQIEGAGKEDDKGLSIWDLWYEKEPNRFFQGVSSEVASDFYHRYKEDIKLMREIGHNSFRFSISWSRLIPDGTGRINEKAVEFYNNVINELIKSDIEPFVTLYHFDMPLEMQYKGGWESREVVDAYSKYAKICFKLFGDRVKVWITHNEPIVPVEGGYLHDFHYPNIVDFKRGIQVGFNTMLSHCKAVKEFKSLNIQNGKIGIVLNLTPSYPRSSNIGDLEAATIADLIYNKSFLDPVVKGEYPKELIQLFKENDLLPCVENGDKELIKNNLVDFLGVNYYMPRRVKAKENMPNPNAPMMPETFFDNYEMPGRKMNVYRGWEIYEKGIYDIMINLKNNYGNIECYVSENGMGVENEERFIKDGIIDDSYRIDFVREHLKWLHKSIQEGCNVKGYHMWTFIDSWSWSNAYKNRYGFVQLDLKTQKRTLKKSAYWIKEVCKNNGF; encoded by the coding sequence ATGAGCATTAAATATAAATTCCCAAAAGATTTTTGGTGGGGAAGTGCAGCTTCTGCCACTCAAATAGAAGGAGCAGGAAAAGAAGATGACAAGGGATTAAGTATATGGGATTTATGGTATGAAAAGGAGCCTAATAGATTTTTTCAAGGTGTATCATCAGAAGTTGCATCAGATTTTTATCATAGATATAAAGAAGATATAAAACTGATGAGGGAAATAGGCCATAATTCATTTAGGTTTTCAATTTCCTGGTCTAGATTGATTCCAGATGGAACTGGCAGAATAAATGAAAAGGCAGTAGAGTTTTATAATAATGTAATAAATGAATTAATAAAAAGTGATATAGAACCTTTTGTAACATTATATCATTTTGATATGCCTCTAGAAATGCAGTACAAAGGCGGATGGGAAAGCAGGGAAGTAGTAGATGCATATAGTAAATATGCAAAGATTTGTTTTAAGTTATTTGGTGATCGAGTAAAGGTGTGGATTACACATAATGAACCAATAGTTCCTGTAGAAGGTGGATATTTACATGATTTTCATTATCCTAACATAGTAGACTTTAAAAGAGGAATTCAAGTAGGCTTTAATACTATGCTTTCCCATTGCAAAGCAGTTAAAGAATTTAAAAGTTTAAATATACAAAATGGTAAGATAGGTATAGTTCTAAATTTAACACCATCATATCCTAGAAGCAGTAATATAGGCGATTTAGAAGCGGCTACTATAGCAGATTTAATATATAATAAAAGTTTTTTAGATCCAGTAGTAAAAGGAGAATATCCTAAAGAACTTATACAGTTATTTAAAGAAAATGATTTATTACCTTGTGTAGAGAATGGTGATAAAGAATTAATAAAGAATAATCTAGTGGATTTTCTTGGAGTTAATTATTATATGCCAAGGAGAGTAAAAGCAAAGGAAAATATGCCTAATCCTAATGCACCAATGATGCCAGAAACCTTTTTTGACAATTATGAAATGCCAGGAAGAAAAATGAATGTTTACAGGGGATGGGAAATTTATGAAAAGGGTATATATGATATAATGATTAATTTAAAAAACAATTATGGTAATATAGAATGTTATGTATCAGAAAATGGTATGGGTGTTGAAAATGAAGAAAGATTTATTAAAGATGGTATCATTGATGACAGTTATAGAATAGATTTTGTAAGGGAACATTTAAAATGGCTTCATAAATCCATACAAGAGGGCTGTAATGTGAAAGGATATCACATGTGGACATTTATAGATAGCTGGTCATGGAGTAATGCTTATAAGAATAGATATGGATTTGTTCAATTAGATTTAAAAACACAAAAAAGAACTTTAAAGAAAAGTGCTTATTGGATAAAAGAAGTTTGTAAAAATAATGGTTTTTAA
- a CDS encoding PTS lactose/cellobiose transporter subunit IIA — MEELENVPFELILYAGNGRSYSMEAIQEAKKGNYKKADELIKKASEELGKAHEFQTKLIQAEANGESKPVNILLVHAQDHLMTAMTVRDLAIEIVELYKVKMGETI; from the coding sequence ATGGAAGAATTAGAGAATGTACCATTTGAATTGATATTATATGCAGGAAATGGAAGATCTTATTCTATGGAAGCAATACAAGAAGCTAAAAAAGGTAATTATAAAAAAGCAGATGAACTAATAAAAAAGGCATCAGAAGAACTTGGAAAGGCTCATGAATTTCAAACTAAGTTAATTCAAGCTGAAGCAAATGGTGAGTCAAAACCAGTAAATATTTTACTTGTACACGCTCAGGATCACCTTATGACAGCTATGACAGTTAGAGATTTAGCAATAGAAATAGTAGAATTATATAAAGTTAAGATGGGAGAGACAATATGA
- the celB gene encoding PTS cellobiose transporter subunit IIC: MKKFMEIIDKYLMPVAEKMNNNVYLTVIRDAFMLTLPLIIFGSVFVVITNLPFWSKDQIAVLGNYLGAANNSTMSIMTLFVVFGIGYNLSKHYKIEAVYGAAVSVAAFIILTPTVVKGKKEMVDSVLAFDRLGAKGLFVGMIAAFIATEIYRRIVQKNWTIKMIEGVPEAVSKSFASLIPAFITLSFFLIVRIIFMFTPWGNMHDFIYRFIQTPLMTLGSSLPATLVAIFFTQIFWFCGLHGQILVNSALDPIWRSLSLENYQAFTSGATHLPHIVTKQFMDTFTVSMGGTGMTLAVLVGILIFARSKQLKELSKIATPPGIFNVNEPVIFGFPIVLNPMIIIPWILAPMIVTVITYFAMATGIVPQTTGVEVSWTIPIFFSGMLATNSLAGGILQLFNFAVVLLIWLPFILTIDRKYKKAEKEAKEAIEKNKNEIVNNKNNLTT; encoded by the coding sequence ATGAAAAAGTTTATGGAGATTATCGACAAATATTTAATGCCGGTAGCAGAAAAAATGAATAATAATGTATACTTGACAGTTATAAGAGACGCGTTTATGTTAACGTTACCTTTAATTATATTTGGATCTGTATTTGTAGTTATAACAAATTTACCATTTTGGTCAAAGGATCAAATTGCAGTACTAGGTAATTATTTAGGAGCAGCTAATAATTCTACAATGTCGATTATGACATTGTTTGTGGTGTTTGGTATAGGATATAATTTAAGCAAACACTATAAAATAGAAGCAGTTTATGGAGCAGCTGTATCAGTTGCAGCATTTATCATATTAACTCCTACTGTAGTTAAAGGAAAAAAGGAAATGGTAGATTCAGTACTGGCATTTGATAGATTAGGTGCTAAAGGATTGTTTGTTGGAATGATTGCAGCATTTATAGCAACTGAAATTTATAGAAGAATTGTACAAAAAAATTGGACGATTAAGATGATAGAAGGAGTACCAGAAGCAGTATCAAAATCTTTTGCTTCATTAATACCAGCATTTATAACATTAAGTTTTTTCTTAATAGTAAGGATAATATTTATGTTTACACCTTGGGGAAATATGCATGATTTCATATACAGGTTTATACAAACGCCTTTAATGACATTAGGGTCAAGTTTGCCAGCTACTTTAGTTGCAATATTTTTCACACAAATATTCTGGTTCTGTGGACTTCATGGTCAAATTTTAGTAAATTCTGCTTTAGATCCAATATGGAGGTCATTATCTTTAGAAAATTATCAAGCTTTTACTTCAGGAGCAACACATTTACCTCACATAGTTACTAAACAATTTATGGATACTTTTACTGTTTCTATGGGTGGAACAGGTATGACGCTTGCTGTACTTGTAGGAATATTAATATTTGCAAGAAGTAAACAGCTTAAGGAATTAAGTAAAATTGCTACTCCACCAGGAATATTTAATGTCAATGAACCTGTAATATTTGGGTTTCCAATAGTTTTAAATCCAATGATAATAATTCCTTGGATTTTAGCTCCAATGATAGTAACAGTAATTACTTATTTTGCTATGGCAACAGGAATTGTTCCTCAAACTACAGGAGTAGAAGTATCTTGGACAATACCAATATTTTTTAGTGGAATGTTAGCTACAAATTCGTTAGCTGGTGGAATATTACAACTTTTTAATTTTGCAGTGGTGCTTTTAATATGGTTACCATTTATACTTACTATAGATAGAAAATATAAAAAGGCTGAAAAAGAAGCAAAAGAAGCTATTGAAAAGAATAAAAATGAAATTGTAAACAATAAAAATAATTTAACAACTTAA